The genomic segment GCGACCAATTGGACGCTGTCGATCGGGACCGCAGCGCGAGCATCTTCGACTTCGACGAGCACCGCCGACTCACCGGCGTGCGGCGCCGGCCGCTCGCCGAAATGCGGCAGTCGCAAGACGGGAACGATCGCGCCGCGTACGTTGACGACTCCGGCGACCGCGTCCGGCGCGCGCGGGACGGGGGTAACGTGGCCGAGCGACGTCACCTCGCGCACCCACCGCAACTCGATCGCGTAGCGGTGGCCGCCAATCGCGACGACGATGACGTTTCGCATCCGGTCCGGTTATACCGCGACCGGCATGACGCGGCGGCGGATCAGTTTGATCGACAGCAGCCGGTACAGCATTTTCGAGACCTCGAACGAGCCCATTCGCGACGCCCGGATGATCTCCTTGACCGTGTTCTTGCCGTTGACGAGTTCGAGCACGGCGAGTTCCTCGCGCGTGAGCCTGCCGCGGCCCATTTGCGCGACGGCGTCCTCGTTGCGAAGGAACACCGTGTCGAAGTCGTCGATCTCGCGCTCGATGAGGTGCCACTCGTCGACGCGGCGGAACCCTTCCATGAGGATGCCCTCGACGTCGAGACCGAGCGCGGCCTCGACCGCCTGCGCCGGCATGTCGCGGGTCGCTCGGAACCGGAACGTCCCATGGTTCCAGCGCAGCACTTCGTAGATCAGCTCGGTCGTCTGCTTGCGCAATGCGACCGTGAGGTCGTCTGCGCTCAGGTAGCCGAGCTGGACGAGTTGGCTGCCGATGAGTTTGCTGCCGGGCGCGCGCGCTTCGAGGAAGCCCTCGAAGTCCTCTCGCTTCATCAGATCGGCCTCGAGGATGAAGCGGCCGAGCAGGAACTCCTCCGGAACACCCTCCGCGATCGCGAGGTCGACCGCGCCGTTGCGGAAGTAGATTTCGACGGTCTCTCCCGCGCGGCTCACGTACAGAACGCCCGACTGCCGCTGTGCGTCGAGCAGCTGCAGCACTTCGGCGATCGGCACGACCTGCAGGTTGCCGGACAGCACCCATTCGTCGGCGGACGCGTCGAACAGCGCGCGCGCCGGCGCGAGGAGGTCGCGCAGTGTCTCGTCGTCGAGCGCCGATCGCGCGGCGTCTTCGATGGCGTCGGCGTCGGTCGGCACGTAGCTGTCGCGCGCGTCGTCGTCGTCGCGCGCCGCATCGGCCAGAGAGAACAGCGCGGCGATGCGCGCGCCGACGGTCTCCGCAATCGCATCGCGAATTGTCGCGAGTGCTTCGCGCCGCTGCGCGATGTCGAGGTCGTCGTCTTCGGGGGAGCGGTCGCCGCGAAGCAGCGGCTCGGGCCGGTCGTCCGCCTCGCCGGTCCGGCGACCGAACTTGTCGATCGTGTGCTGCACCACCGCCGTGATCGCCTCGGGCGAAAACGGTTTGGTGATGTAATCGACGATGCCCATCACCTTGACGAACCGTTCGCCGACCTGGTCGCCCTTGGCGCTCATCAGCACCACGGGCACGTGGCGGAGTTGCTCGTCGGCCGACAGTGCGCGACACACCTGGTAGCCGTTCATCCGCGGCATCACGAAGTCCAGCAGGATGCAATCGGGGCGGTGCTCGCGCGCGGCGGCCAATCCGGCCTCGCCGTCGGGCGCGGTTTCCACCCGGAACCCGGCCTTGGTCAGGACGAGTTGAACGACCTTGAGGATCGTGGGGCTGTCGTCGATGACGAGGACCGTTTCTCCGGCCAAGTCCGTCCTCCCTGAAACGTCGAGTCGCGGCAAGCGGCGCCGTTTTGCCGCTGCACGCTACGTGCGACGGCCCGCGGTGCGGTCCGACTCGGCGACTGTACACGCGCCGCGGGGCGGCGTTCAACGCCGCGGCCGCGCGATCGCCGCGCGGCGCGGAGGCCCGCGCGCCGTCCCCGCGGCCGCGCGGGCGGCTCGGGGCGCCAGACGCCGCGCGCCGAAGCGGCCGCGCGGGCGGCTCGGGGCGCCAAACGCCGCGCGCCAAAGCGGCCGCGCGTGGTACCTTCGGTCCATCGGCTCCGCGTTCGTATGACTACGCCGGATTCGCTTAGCGACAGTTTCCCGAGGAAGTTCGGGAAGTACCATCTGCTCGGGCCGCTCGCTCAAGGGGGGATGGGGGCGCTGTACCTTGCGATCACCGGCGATCGCGGGCTCGAGCGGCTCACGGTCATCAAGACCGTCTTGCCGCATCTGGCCGACAAGGAGTACGTCGCGCGGTTCCGCGACGAGGCCAAGGTGGTCGTCAAGCTGTCGCATAGCAACCTGATTCCCGTGTTCGACGCCGGGCAGGTAGATGGCGAGCTGTTTTTGGCGATGGACTTCGTCGAGGGCAAGGACCTGCGCGCGGTGTGGAATCGGTGCGCGAAAAAGCAGGTCGCCTTCCCGGTCGACATCGCGGTCTACATCGTCAAGGAACTCGCGCGCGGATTGCACTACGCCCACTCGTTCCGCGACCTCAAACTCGTGCATCGCGACGTGTCGCCGCCGAACGTGCTCATCTCGTTCGAGGGCGAGGTGAAGCTGACCGACTTCGGTCTGGCGTCGTCGACGCTCAAGGTCGAAAAGACGGCCCCCGGGATCATCTACGGCAAGGTCGCCTACATGTCGCCGGAGCAGGCGCGCGGCGAGGAACTCGACGGGCGCTCTGACCTGTACGCCGCCGGGATCATCCTCTGGGAGCTGCTCACGGGCCGCCAACTGTTCCCGCCGAGCAAGGACCAACCCAAGGACCTGGTGGCGCGCGCCAAGGATCCGCAGGTGCCGCCGCCGTCGGCCAAGGCGCCGCGCGTGCCGCCCGAACTCGACGCGATCTGCGCCAAGGCGCTGGCGCCCAATCGCGAGGACCGCTACCCGACGGGGGAGGCGTTTCGCGAGGCGCTGCAGGCGTGGCTCGCGAAGGCCGCGCCGACCACCGACGCGTCGCGGCTCAGCGCGTTCGTCAAGGATCTGTTCGCGGAAGATCTCGACAAGGATCGCGCGGCGCGCCAGCGACTGATCGAAGAGGCGCGGCGGCGCGCGCGGATGACGCTGCCGCCGACGGCGGAGCTGCGCCGCTTGCTCGAGGAGGAGGGCAGCAAACAGCACGCGTTCACCGACGCGTCGGCGCCCGGCGACCGGCCGAGCGGCACGATGCCGATGGTCGGTCGGCGAGCCGAGGACCGCGGTGTGCCGCGCGACCGGCGGCGCGGCGATCGGCGGCGCGGCGCGGTGGACGTCCCCGCGCCGGGGCCGGGCGGCAAGACCGTGCCGCGCCCCGACACTGCCTCGGGAGCGCTCGCGCTGTCCGAGCAGCGCGTCGAGGATGCCGTAGCCGAGGACGATCCGCGGGCGTTCATCGGCCAGGTCATCGACGGGCGCTACCGCGTGCTCGAGTTGATCGGCGAAGGCGGCATGGGCCGCGTGTACCTGGCCGAGCACGTCGAGATCGGCCGGCGGGTCGCGCTCAAGATCTTGCACCCGGTATACAGTCGACTGCCGGAGCTGGTGGAGCGATTTCGCCGCGAGGCCCGCGCGGCGTCGCGCATCGGCCACCCGCACATCGTCGACGTCACCGATTCGGGCACGACGCAGGACGGCTCGGTGTACTTCGTCATGGAGTACCTCGAGGGCGTCGAACTCGCGAGCGTGATCGACCGCGAGGGGGCGCTCGACACCGCGCGCGCGCTGCACATCGCGGGGCAGATCTGCCGCGCGCTTGCCGCCGCGCACAACGCGGGCATCATTCACCGCGACCTCAAGCCCGAGAACGTGTTCCTCACCGTCCGCGAGGGCACGTCGGACTTCGTCAAGGTGTTGGACTTCGGCATCGCCAAGAGCGCCGAGGCGGAGGAGGCGCGCAACAGTCGGCTCACGCACCCCGGCATGGCGATGGGCACGCCGGAGTACATGGCTCCGGAGCAGGCCGCCGGCCGGCCGGCCGATGCGCGCACCGACGTGTACGCCGTCGGCGCGATCCTCTACGAGATGCTCACCGGCCGGGCGCCCTACACCGGCGACAACTTCATGGAGATCCTGTCCAAGAAGGCGAGCCAGGATCCGGATCCGCTGGCCGAGGTGCGTCCCGACCTGCCGCCCGCGGTGGTCGAACTGGTCGAGCGCGCGCTTGCGCGCGATCCGGCCGAACGGCCGCCGTCGATGGAGGCGTTCGAGTACGAACTCACCAAGTGTCTGCAGGGGCGCGGCGCCGCGGTCGCCAAGATTTTGGGGGTGCCGGTGTCGGCGGCCGGCGGCGCGCCGCCGAAGCTGGGCGACGGAGGCGGCCGCGCGGCGGAAGAGGCGGCGCCCGCGCAGCCTCCGGCGCCCGCCGCCGGTGCGAAGCCGGAGCCGGCCGCCGGCGCGGAGGCGGCGCCCGCCGAGGACGGACCGGCATACGAGACGGCGATCGTGCCGCCGCCGGAACTCGCGCTGCGCGGCCGGGCCGCAGGGCGGGTCGCCGGCTGGGCGCTGTTGTTTGCCGCGCTTGCGTTTGGCGTCGGCGTCCTGCTCTACGTCGCGGTCGGCGAGCGCGGCGCGCGCAGCCGCGCTCGCGCGTCCGTCGGCGGGGCGTGGGACGCCGCTGCGGTGACGCGCTCCGCGGTCGCCCCGGCGACGGCCGACGCGGGCGCGGTCGCGCGCGCTCCGGCGGATGCCGCGCCGACCGCCACGGCGGCGCCCGCGGTGGACGCGGGCCGGGTCGCGGCGGCGGGCGCGGCGCCGGCGCCGGTCCGCACGCGCACCCCGGCGCGGACGTCGTCGACCGGCGCGCCGCGGAATCGGCGCGAGGCCGACGACCTGTTGCGCCGGGCCAAGCGCGCCGAGAACGCGCTGGACTGGGACAACGCGCGACGTCTGTACGCGCGCGTCGCGAAGGGCAAGTACCGGCGGGCGGCGGCACTGCTCGGGCTGTCGAAAGTTGCGTTCGAGAACAAGCAGCTCGACGCCGCGATCGACTACGCGATGAAGGCGTTGCAGGCGGGCGGAGGCAACAAGGCGCGCATGCAGCTCGGTCACGCGTACTTCAAGAAGCGCGACTTTCAGAAGGCGATCGACTACTACGAGGCGGTGCTCAAGACCGACCCCGGTCACCGCGAGGCGCAGACGTCGCTCAACGCCGCGCGCGAGCGGTTGCGCGCGCGGTGACCCGGCACCGGCGCGCCCGCGAGCGGCCGGCCGCCGCGCACCGGCGTCAGAACGCCATGCGGACGGACGCGGCCGCACCGCCCGGCGCGGGCGCGATCGTCAGCTCCGCGTCGCGCGCGTCCCGCCAGAACATCCAGCCGGC from the Deltaproteobacteria bacterium genome contains:
- a CDS encoding chemotaxis protein CheW; this translates as MRNVIVVAIGGHRYAIELRWVREVTSLGHVTPVPRAPDAVAGVVNVRGAIVPVLRLPHFGERPAPHAGESAVLVEVEDARAAVPIDSVQLVATLRETDDGVGLADPAGGDAIPLLDPPALLSDVAAAAAALARRGLT
- a CDS encoding response regulator, with product MPRLDVSGRTDLAGETVLVIDDSPTILKVVQLVLTKAGFRVETAPDGEAGLAAAREHRPDCILLDFVMPRMNGYQVCRALSADEQLRHVPVVLMSAKGDQVGERFVKVMGIVDYITKPFSPEAITAVVQHTIDKFGRRTGEADDRPEPLLRGDRSPEDDDLDIAQRREALATIRDAIAETVGARIAALFSLADAARDDDDARDSYVPTDADAIEDAARSALDDETLRDLLAPARALFDASADEWVLSGNLQVVPIAEVLQLLDAQRQSGVLYVSRAGETVEIYFRNGAVDLAIAEGVPEEFLLGRFILEADLMKREDFEGFLEARAPGSKLIGSQLVQLGYLSADDLTVALRKQTTELIYEVLRWNHGTFRFRATRDMPAQAVEAALGLDVEGILMEGFRRVDEWHLIEREIDDFDTVFLRNEDAVAQMGRGRLTREELAVLELVNGKNTVKEIIRASRMGSFEVSKMLYRLLSIKLIRRRVMPVAV
- a CDS encoding serine/threonine protein kinase, yielding MTTPDSLSDSFPRKFGKYHLLGPLAQGGMGALYLAITGDRGLERLTVIKTVLPHLADKEYVARFRDEAKVVVKLSHSNLIPVFDAGQVDGELFLAMDFVEGKDLRAVWNRCAKKQVAFPVDIAVYIVKELARGLHYAHSFRDLKLVHRDVSPPNVLISFEGEVKLTDFGLASSTLKVEKTAPGIIYGKVAYMSPEQARGEELDGRSDLYAAGIILWELLTGRQLFPPSKDQPKDLVARAKDPQVPPPSAKAPRVPPELDAICAKALAPNREDRYPTGEAFREALQAWLAKAAPTTDASRLSAFVKDLFAEDLDKDRAARQRLIEEARRRARMTLPPTAELRRLLEEEGSKQHAFTDASAPGDRPSGTMPMVGRRAEDRGVPRDRRRGDRRRGAVDVPAPGPGGKTVPRPDTASGALALSEQRVEDAVAEDDPRAFIGQVIDGRYRVLELIGEGGMGRVYLAEHVEIGRRVALKILHPVYSRLPELVERFRREARAASRIGHPHIVDVTDSGTTQDGSVYFVMEYLEGVELASVIDREGALDTARALHIAGQICRALAAAHNAGIIHRDLKPENVFLTVREGTSDFVKVLDFGIAKSAEAEEARNSRLTHPGMAMGTPEYMAPEQAAGRPADARTDVYAVGAILYEMLTGRAPYTGDNFMEILSKKASQDPDPLAEVRPDLPPAVVELVERALARDPAERPPSMEAFEYELTKCLQGRGAAVAKILGVPVSAAGGAPPKLGDGGGRAAEEAAPAQPPAPAAGAKPEPAAGAEAAPAEDGPAYETAIVPPPELALRGRAAGRVAGWALLFAALAFGVGVLLYVAVGERGARSRARASVGGAWDAAAVTRSAVAPATADAGAVARAPADAAPTATAAPAVDAGRVAAAGAAPAPVRTRTPARTSSTGAPRNRREADDLLRRAKRAENALDWDNARRLYARVAKGKYRRAAALLGLSKVAFENKQLDAAIDYAMKALQAGGGNKARMQLGHAYFKKRDFQKAIDYYEAVLKTDPGHREAQTSLNAARERLRAR